AATAGAATAAAAATAATACTGATTTATTGATTCTGTATTTGTATAAAACAAAAATTAAAAAACAAAAGGAGTTTATAATGTTGCGAGTTATATCAAAGCAATTTAGTATTGTATTAGTTTTTTTGATTGCATTATCTGTGAATGTCTTTGGCAAAGATGTTTATATTATCCACGGCTATAAAAGCACTAGCAATTATGGGTGGTTTAATGCTGTAGCACAAAAACTAAGCAAAGAGGGATATAAAGTCAATATCTTAAATCTGCCTAATGCAGATAAACCTGTGTTAAAAGAATGGCTTGGTGCTATGCAAAAAGAGATTCAAAAGATTGATAGGGATACTTATTTTATCACGCATTCACTAGGTGGCATAGCAACTTTGCATTTTTTAAGTGAAACACTTAAATCACAAGATAAAGGCTTTCAAGTCGGTGGCGTGGTTTTGGTTTCTCCTTTTGATGAAGAGTTAAAAAAATTGCCTATTTTTGGAAGTTTCACGGACAAAAAGCCAAACTACCAAATCCTAAAAAATGTGATTAAAAATCG
This portion of the Helicobacter canadensis MIT 98-5491 genome encodes:
- a CDS encoding RBBP9/YdeN family alpha/beta hydrolase, with translation MLRVISKQFSIVLVFLIALSVNVFGKDVYIIHGYKSTSNYGWFNAVAQKLSKEGYKVNILNLPNADKPVLKEWLGAMQKEIQKIDRDTYFITHSLGGIATLHFLSETLKSQDKGFQVGGVVLVSPFDEELKKLPIFGSFTDKKPNYQILKNVIKNRVVISAKDDAIVPTDLSYKLAKSLDADFIQTQKGGHFMESEGYTDLPLVIEVFQNFPAESKK